A stretch of DNA from Methylogaea oryzae:
GCGCGGCCGTGGGAATATGCGCGGATATTGCGTATCATTATAACATTCCCGTGTTGCCGACTCACAGTTGCTGGCCGCCGCAGCAAGCGTTATCCGGACCACCTTTCGTTAAGGACATTCATGAACGCCCCAACGGATATGCCCATCATCGCGGACGACCGTGAAATCGAGCGCGCGGCGCATTGCCTCAAGGCCATGTCCCACCCGCTCAGGCTGAAAATCCTCTGCGTTCTGGGCAGCAACGCCGTCAGCGTGCAAGACATCGTGGAACAGGTGGGGACGACCCAAAGCAATATCTCGCAGCACCTGGCGGTTCTGCGCAACAAAGGCATCCTCGCTTACCGCAAGGATGCGAACCGCGTTTATTACTACGTGGACGACCAACGCATGCTGCAGCTGATCGGCATGATGAAAGAAGTTTTTTGCAGCCACTGAACAACGCGGGCGGCGCCGCAGCCCCCTTCAAACAATTACACAAACCACCAACCGTTGAGCGATACCGGACATGCCCGTAGACAGACTGATTGAATTTGCCAGCAACCATTGGATGATGATCAGCGGCTTGCTGATCGTGCTCGTGCTGCTGATCCAGGACATCATGGAAAGCGCCATGCGCAAATACAAGGTGGTATCCGCCTTGAGCACCGTGACCCTCATGAACCAGGAAGACACTTTGGTGCTGGACGTGCGCGAGCCCGACGAATACGCCAAAGGGCATATCGACGGCGCACGCCTCATGACGCTGGGCCGGGTGGCGGAGCGCGCCCACGAATTGGAATCCCACAAGAACAAACCCATCGTGGTGGTTTGCCAGTCCGGCACCCGCTCTCCTGAAGCTTGCAAAATCCTCATGAAGCAGGGCTTCAACCAAGTCCACAACTTGGCCGGCGGCATGATGGAGTGGGAAGAGGCCAAGCTCCCAGTCACCTCGAAAAACAAAAAATAGTCATCTCCTCCT
This window harbors:
- a CDS encoding ArsR/SmtB family transcription factor, producing MNAPTDMPIIADDREIERAAHCLKAMSHPLRLKILCVLGSNAVSVQDIVEQVGTTQSNISQHLAVLRNKGILAYRKDANRVYYYVDDQRMLQLIGMMKEVFCSH
- a CDS encoding rhodanese-like domain-containing protein, translating into MPVDRLIEFASNHWMMISGLLIVLVLLIQDIMESAMRKYKVVSALSTVTLMNQEDTLVLDVREPDEYAKGHIDGARLMTLGRVAERAHELESHKNKPIVVVCQSGTRSPEACKILMKQGFNQVHNLAGGMMEWEEAKLPVTSKNKK